In the Nitratiruptor sp. YY09-18 genome, GTCCTTGGATTTTTGATGACAATTCTCATAGGATTTGGAACGAGAGTAACTTTAGGGCATAGTGGAAATCTGCTTCGGGTCGATAAAGGAACAGTTTGGATATTTTACTTTACTCAGATAGTGGTTTTGGGACGAATTCTTTTTAGTCTCTTTGCTTCTGGGGGCAAAATATATCCATTTTTTGATATCAGTGCAACGCTTTTTATTGCTCTTTTTGTCTGGTGGAGTGCCAAATATTTCAAGATTTTAGCTTTTGGAGAAAAACTAGGTAGAGTTGAGTAGAGGAGTTTTCATGGGAGCACGGGGCATTTTAGAACATTATACATATGAAGATTATAAACTATGGGAAGGCGATTGGGAACTCATTGGTGGAGTAGCCTATGCGATGGCACCATCTCCAGTGAAACGCTATCAGAATTTGAATGTAAAAATCGTTACACAATTGGAAGAAGCGTTTGAAAATTGTCCAGAATGCGAAGTATTGGTAGAAGAAGATTACAAGATTGCAGAAGATACAGTTGTGTGCCAAAATATTGCAGTGGTATGTGATGATGAGAATGAAAACTACATAGCAAAAGCTCCACTTATAGTCGTAGAGATAATCTCTCCTAAAACTGCACGACGTGATGAGGTAATAAAATTTTCTCTCTACGAAAAAGAGGGAGACTCTTCTCACGAAACTTATGAGTTTACCAAGAGCAAGTGCCCTGCAAAAATAGATTTTGCAAGGGTGTTTAAAAAATATAGAAAATAGCATGCAAACTCTCACTTTTCAAAACCAAAAAATAACTCCTTGTAAAATTGTTTGTGTCGGCAGAAACTATGTAGAGCATATCCATGAGCTTGGTAATGAGATCCCCGATGAGCCGGTCTACTTTATCAAGCCAAATTCATCAATTGGCTCACATCTCATTGCCCAGGAGGGACTGCACTATGAAGGAGAGATGAGCTTTTTAATCCAAAATAGAAAAATTGCTGGTGTTGGTTTTGGGCTTGATCTGACCCGCCGTGACATTCAAAGCAGGCTCAAGGCAAAGGGGCTTCCTTGGGAGAGGGCAAAAGCTTTCAAAGGCGCTGCACTTTTTAGTGAGTTTGTATATATTGATGATTGGAGTGATTTGGAACTTCGCCTTTATAAAAATGGAGAACTTGTACAGCAAGGTTCAGTAAAGCAGATGATTTACAAACCAGATTTTTTAGTAGAAGATATAGAGCGTATTTTTGGACTTGATGATGGAGATATCATAATGAGTGGTACACCAAAAGGGGTTGGAGAGGTGAGCGCAGGAGATAGATTCAAAGGTAAAATTTATCAAGATGGCAAGCAGCTTGTGAGTGTCGAATTTATAGCAAATGCTGCAGATAGAAATCTACT is a window encoding:
- a CDS encoding Uma2 family endonuclease translates to MGARGILEHYTYEDYKLWEGDWELIGGVAYAMAPSPVKRYQNLNVKIVTQLEEAFENCPECEVLVEEDYKIAEDTVVCQNIAVVCDDENENYIAKAPLIVVEIISPKTARRDEVIKFSLYEKEGDSSHETYEFTKSKCPAKIDFARVFKKYRK
- a CDS encoding fumarylacetoacetate hydrolase family protein, giving the protein MQTLTFQNQKITPCKIVCVGRNYVEHIHELGNEIPDEPVYFIKPNSSIGSHLIAQEGLHYEGEMSFLIQNRKIAGVGFGLDLTRRDIQSRLKAKGLPWERAKAFKGAALFSEFVYIDDWSDLELRLYKNGELVQQGSVKQMIYKPDFLVEDIERIFGLDDGDIIMSGTPKGVGEVSAGDRFKGKIYQDGKQLVSVEFIANAADRNLLL